Genomic window (Candidatus Saccharibacteria bacterium oral taxon 488):
TGAAAGCCACGGCGGTTGATGGTGTGCCGACAGTTAAACTGAGCGACGTTGAGGGCAAGCACACGGGCCCAGACGATAAAATTGAAGAATATAAAACGTACGTAAAAACAGCGATCGGACATCAGGCGTTACGCCAATCGGTTGCCGCATGAGTAACGCAATCAGCTACGCGTTCACCGCCTCAATCTCCACCGACAATACGTCTTTATTCGTCGGTAGATCAGACGTCGGCCCAAAGGTGTATACCAATAGCTGGCCAAACGGCATTTCCACATGGGCCATGTCTGCTTCTGGCACGTGGTCGAGATGTTTCATCAGCGCGCGGATAGAATTACCATGCGCCACCAATAGAATGTTCTCACCTGCCTGTAGTTTCGGTAAAATCTCTCGCTCAAAGTATGGTACGACCCGCGCATAAACATCTTTGAGCGTTTCACCGCCTGGCACTGGATAATCCCAACCGCGCCGGATACCATTGAACGCCTCCTCGCCGATCTCAGCCTTGACTTCCCACTTATTTTTACCGGTCAGATCACCATAATCACGCTCGTTCAGCTCGGCCGTCTGTGTCGTCGGTAAACTGCCCTTGCCGCGCCCCTCAAGCAATGCTTTCAGCGTTTGGTGCGTCCGCTTAAGCGCCGACGTATACGCCTCGTCGAGCTTGATATCCTTCAGTAGTGCGCCCAACCGCACCGTATCAGCTCGCCCCTTTTCCGTAAGTTCCACGTCAGTCCAGCCCGTCCACTTGCCGAGCAGATTCCATTCACTTTCACCGTGTCGACTAATCACTAATATTCCCATCTTCCTCCTCCGTTTATTTTTCCTTCGAGCCAAATCCCACGAATTGCGTAACCGCCTCTTGACGTTTGTCATCGCTGTCGATGATTTGCGTCTCGACATAGCCGCCTGGCCGATGATGAGCCCAATGTGGTATTGACCACGCGAATCCTTCATTGCTTGCCAGCACTGCGTCGCGGCTCAGGAACTGATAGGCATCAATTTCTGATTGCTGCAAGACAATTCGTTCCAGTCGCGCATCATCCAGAACCACCCGAAAGATATATTGATGCGCCAGTCCTTTGTCGCTGGAGCGTGAGGCTACCGCAAAAAATGAAACCTCATCCTCGGTAACGACCAGCCCGACCTCTTCCTGGGTTTCGCGAAGTGCTGCCTGTAGCGGCGTTTCGCCAGCGTCAACCATACCACCAGGCAGACTCCAATGCGTCTTGTAATACGCCTTGACTGTGAGCAGCTCGCCCGCTGAATTTTCGATCAGTAGTGCGGCGCTGGCGATCCGAGTGTCCTGCGCCTTCTGCCATTCCTCATACGGTAACCAACCACTTTTTATCATTTTGCGTACTCGATCGCCCGTGTTTCGCGGATAACGTTAACCTTGATGGTGCCTGGGTACTGCATGGTCGATTCAATCTTGGTGGCGATATCGCGCGACAGTTTGAATGCGCTTAGATCATCAATGTCCTCTGACCGGACAATCACCCGCACTTCACGCCCAGCCGATATCGCATAGGCCTTATCAACGCCGGCAAAGCTGGTTGCTACATTTTCTAGATCGCGCATCCGCTCAGCAAAGTTCTCAGCCGAAATATTGCGCGCTCCTGGCCGAGCAGCGCTGGCAGCGTCGCACACTCGCACGATCAGTGCCTCTGGTGTCGTCGCCTCGATATCATCGTGATGCGCTTCGATAGCATGAACAATCCGCTCGTCCATGCCGTATTTGCGCGCTAGCTCGGCACCGATGTGGTGATGCTTACCCTCGATCTTATGCGTTACCGCCTTGCCAACGTCATGTAGCAATGTCGCAATTTTCGTGATGCGCACATCAGCCCCAACCTCCTCAGCGATCATTCCAGCCATCTGAGCCATCTCGGTCGAATGCTTCAATACGTTCTGCCCGTAACTCGTTCGGAATTTCAGCTCACCTAGCAGTCGCTGCATTTCCTTCGGGACGCCGACAACGCCAGTTTCGCGCATGGCGTCCTCGCCGGCCTGCTTGACTTCTTTATCGATCTGCTTTTTTGCCTTGGCGACGACTTCTTCGATGCGCGCTGGATGGATACGGCCATCTTTCATCAGCATCTCGAGGCTCAAGCGAGCCACCTGCCGGCGAATTGGATCAAAGCTTGAGAGCACAATCATACCTGGCGTGTCATCCACCAAAATATCGACACCAGTCTCGCGCTGCAGTGCCTGAATGTTGCGGCCTTCCTTACCGATAATCCGACCTTTCATCTCATCATCAGTCAGCTTGACGGCCGTAACTGTTCGCTCAGCCGTTACCTCGCTGCTCATCCGCTCCATCGCCGTGAGCAAGATCATCTGCGCCCGCTCTTCGGCATCATCCATAGCCTCGTGTTGTAATTTCGACACCAAGCCAACTAGGTCGTTCTTGATATCGCGCTCGGTCATTTGCATGAGCTTGTCGGCAGCATCCTTTTTCTTTAGGCCGGCAATCTTCTCGAGCTTCTCCTGCTGGCGCGTGCGAATAGTGCGAATCTCTTCCTTGAGATTGTCAACCTCATCTTCGTGCGTGCGCAGCTTCTCCGCCCGCTTATCTAGTTCGTCCAATTTCCGATCCAGCGTCTGCTCGCGATCCGCCAACCGATTCTCAGTCTTTTGCCACTCGCGGCGGCGCTCATTTTCGATTTTTAAGGCTTCGTCCTTAGCTTTCAGGACAATGTCGCTGGCCTTACTCTTTGCCTCGGCAATGTCACGCTCAATTTGCGACTTGCCATTAGCTTGCCTTGTTCGCTGATAGGCGTAAAAACCGCCCACGCCAAGTGCCGCGCCAACCAGGCCGCCAATAACTATTCCTACCATATGATTTCCTTTCTTTTCTGACCAATCGCCCCGGGTATACACCCCGAGAAATGTATCAACGACTGACCATATTCAACTGATGCAATAAAACGGCCCAAGCCACTAATCTAAAGCCGCCTTACTTTTATTGTACGATATTGCGGATGAAAATACCACTATTTGCGCGGTGCCGTGATGTGAGCTTCGCCGCCATATTCGGGGAGAATAATCGTGTCGTTTTCGCCGCGCTTCAGCCGCTCCAAGCAGTCATCTCGCCAGTGATCACCACTACTGCCAACGATCGGAACACCGAGTCCCTCCGCCAGCGTGTTTGCCACCGCACAACCAATCCTCAGTCCCGTAAAGCTGCCCGGCCCACGCATGATACCGATACCACTGATGTGGTGAATGCCGCCGACCTGCTCGTCCAAAAATCGTAGCAACCCTCGGGCTAAACCACGACCCGCTTCCCAAGTCACCTCTCGCCGGGTATCGCCCTGAACAATCGTTAAACGGCACGTCATCGTTGATGTATCAAGCAGAATAATCACGCCAACTCCTCGTCCGCCGCGCTGATTGCCGCGAGGAGCGTCTGGCTCGTTGGCCCGCCAGCACTCAGTATGACACGCCGCGATTGCTCGTTAATTGCTAGAATCCTCGCCGTCAGTCGATCGGCCGGCAGCACCTGCTCGACGGCACCAGCCCACTCAACCACTGTCACGGTCTGCGGTTGCATGGTTACCTCGCGAATTTCCTCTGCCATGATGCCCGCCTCGCCCAATCGATAAAAATCATAATGGGCCAGCGTCAAGCCGCCCGGCGACTGGTACACACGGGAAATAGTAAACGTCGGGCTCTGCACCGGTTCAGTAATGTCGAGCCCCTTGGCAACACCTTTCGTTAGCGTCGTCTTGCCAGCGCCGATGTCCCCGATTAACTCAATAACTTCCCCACCCTTGAGGCTGCGCCCAATCACCTGACCCAGCCGCTGCATCGCTGCGGTGCTGGTAATAATTTGGTTCATTTGCTGTCACTGCCGTCAGCTTCGGCCGCAGGGTGCGCCTTTCGGAATGGATTTTCGAACGTTGCTTGTGGCTGCACGACTGGCTCCTTGTGGCGGATCTCTGGCGTCTTGACAACGATATGTTCGTCAGTCACACGAACGATCTGCGAACGATGAATCAGCAGTTCAGTATCGCCAAAACTCTTGAGTAGCGGTCGCCGTACCCGAAGCTGTTGAATAACAAAATTACCAGCCTCTAGCGTATAGCCAATGACCTTACCGACCTTACGTTTTTTCCCGTCAATAACGTGCTTGCCGACTAGTGCGAACTGAAATTCATACACTTCCTTGATCTTCAGGACGTCGCTCGGCATAATCAGCTCGTCCGCCGAATCAATGATCAGACCCAGCGGCCCAATTTCCCGCACATCGGCGATCCGTAGTAAGCTCGGTGACTGATCAAGCGTCGGCCCCTCCAGCTCATACGCCACGATCGATAAACTACGCGGGTCGATCACCGCCCGCGATGTCCGTGCCAGTTCCGAGCCAGTCTGCAGGCTCATCACCGGTGCGTTATCAAATCGTTCAGCAGAAATTAGCATACTTCTCACATTATAGCGATATCCACGCTATTCGGCAAACAGATTCGTCCGCCCCGCCGGCAGACTAAAATTGGCGTTGGCGGTATCGCGCGTGCGGAAACTGTTGATCTGGTCAATTGTCTTCTGGTCAAATCGCGTCGTCTGTTGTTGGATGGTATCTTCTTTTGGATTTGACGAGGCGAGTAGGCTATAGAGCAGGAAAATTGCCACCGATACGCCAACCACCACTGTCAACGTATAGAGAATAACGTGGTAGCGATGGAAAAACCGCGATACTAGCGTACCGATTTGTGAAATATCAGGTGAGTTTTTCATCGAACATATACCTCCACTTCCAAGGTTTGTGTATTCACTTGACCTGTCCCCTCGGTCTTGGACATGCTGACACTAGCGATCTGCATCCGTGTCAAGTTCTGCTCAATCAAATGCATAAACCGAAGCAGCGCCATATAATCTGTTTTTTCGTTGAGGCGGACCGACACTTTCATGCTTTTTGGCCCAACAGCGCTGTTTGAACCGGAGCTATTATTCGTACCCGAGGTTCCTGATGAACCCGAGTTTGACTTGGCTCCAGCCGAGCCTGATGTGAAGGTGAACCCAGCGATGCCAACACCAGATTTATTGGCGTAGGCCGTGAGGTCATTGATAATTTGGTTCTGATACTGATACTGCTGCGTTTCTGCCACTAGCTGCTGCGCCTTGGCAACACTATCCTTATATTTCTCCATCTCTTTTTCCAGCCGCGCTAGATTCTGCACTTTAGCATCAACCGCTTTTGCCTCAGTCTGAATTTTAGAAACTTCCTCGGCAGTACCTTGCAGCATGGTGTAGCCAAAATAGACGACCCCTCCCATGCCGACCAAGATCAGTACCAGCGATAGCGCAAAGACGATCCGCATGGTCACCGCCGGTGTCATTTTTTCTCGTTTTCTCTCACTCATTGCTTCGCAACCTCCGGCACCATCGTCACATTAATTGTAATATTAATCGGGTAACCGTCCTTGTTTTCTTTTTCGGCCACCGCCGAGGCGAGATTAACATCCTTAAAGAGGCTTGACTGCTGAAAACTGTCCTTGAGCCGCAGCGCATCGCCATACGTTTTACCGCGTGCGTTGATAGTCATCGGCGTGCCGAGCTTCTTGCTATCTAGCGTCAACGTTTGTAAAATTGTTCCTGACGGCATCGCCTGAGCGATCTTGAGTGCTACCTTTGAATACCGCACATCTTTATCGAGAATCGCCTTGGCAATCTTGAGGTTCGCGCTGAACGATTCATAATCCTGCTGAACTTTTTGATATTGCAGCGCTCGACGATTACCCGTCTCAATCGTCTGTCGAGCAGTTGTCCGAGTGTGCGCCATAATAAAGTAGATACCCGCTGTCGCCACGATGAGTAAGAAGCCAAGAATCAACGACACCACGCAGTAGCGCCACAATATTACATTTGACCGGCCAGCGACAATCTCGCGTTTAACTTTCGGCGGTAACAGATTAATCATGCCAAATCTCCTCCGCTCGCACCAGCGACAAACCAGCTGCCGTCATGAACCGCGGTCGTAGCTGTTTGGCCGGCGGTGCTAAATTATTAAAGTTCAGCGACTGCCACGGACTGGCCACTCGTGCTGGTAAGGTCAGCTCGCCCGTAAAGTACTCACCAAGCCCCGGCACGCTACTGCCGCTACCAACGATTAGCACCTGTTCAAGGCGCGATTCATCCGGGAAGCGATCGGTGTAGTAGCGAATAACTTTCTGGATTTCACCGATGATCCGCTGCAGGCTCGGCTTTAGTGCCTCGGTAATTTTTTCTTGGCGCGGACCAGTGTTGAGGCCATTAAGCACCTTGAATTGGTGCGCCGTCTCAAGTGGTACGTTCAATTTTTTCGCGATGTCAAGCGTCAATGTATTGCCACCAATGTTTAGACCACCGGTCACGCGAATTGCCGCATCAAGAATAGCGATATCGGTCGTCGCCGGGCCGATGTCAACGATGACTGTCGGCAGCGACCCCTCTTTGGTGCGCTCAAGCAGTCGCGCCACCGCATTGATGCTCGGCTCAATCATCGCCACTTCAATGCCACACGATTCAACAATTGCTAGCTGCTCGTCAACGATCTTTTGCGGCACCGCGCACATCAAGACTGATAAATTTTCTTTGCCGCGCTTGATAATCTGATGATCGACGTAGAGCGAATCAAGCGGCATCGGCACGTACTGCTCGACCTCGAGATTCACCGCCTCTTCAATCTTATTCTCCTGCTTGATCGGCAGCGCAAAGGTGCGCGCATACGTCTTGGTCGTCGGCAATCCCAGCACCACGCGGTTACTGCCGAGCCGCCCGACAATATTCTTTTCAAACATTTGATTAATCTTGCCGCAGAGATACTCTGCCCGGTCATCGCTCTCGTCCTTCGCCGGATCCAGCTCAATTGCGCCGTATCCGTGCACCGTCATCCGCGCCATATCGACTGACATTACCCGAACGCCGGCCTTGTTAATATCAAGCCCGATGATCGGCTTTGACTTGTAGAAAATATTTGCCACTATCGTTTGCCCACATCTCTTCTTTTTGTTAAGTATAGCATAAGCATTTTGAAAAACCAACTATCCCTTAATTTGATTTGCTAATCCAGTAATCGGCATCATCACCGCCGCCGCGATCAAGCCGACCATACCGCCCATAAAGACGATCATCACCGGCTCAATCGTCGAGCTCAAACCGCTAATCGCCGCATCGACTTCTTCCTCATAAAAATCCGCCACCTTGACCAGCACCTTATCCGTCTGGCCCGTCTCTTCACCGACCGCCAGCATCTGGCCAACGATTGGTGGATAGAGATCTTCGCGCTCATTGATAATCCGCGACAAAACCTCGCCATTCTTAATGCGCTTGGCGGCGTCAAGCAATGAATCTTGATACACCGTGTTACCGACTGCCCGGGCCGTCACTTCCAGCGCCTCGAGTACCGACACACCCGCACCAATCAGCGCCGAAAAGGTACGCGTAAACCGCGCCACCGCCACCTTGCGAATAATCTTGCTGATGATCGGCGCTTTCAGGACGAAATGATGGAACTTGACTTTACCTTTTGGCGACTTGATGTAGCGAAGAAGGACGTACACACCGCCAAATAATAACGGGAAAATAATATACCAAAAACTTACCATAAACTGGCTGATACTCATCAGTATCTGCGTCAGCGCCGGCAGCTCTGCGTCCTCGCCCGCCAGATCCTTAATCGTCTTGCCAATCATTGGCAAGACAAAAATCATCAAACCAAAGAACGCCCCGATGGTGATGACGATCAGCACCATTGGATAGGTCATAGCACTCTTGATCTTCTTTTTCATTGACGAATTCTTTTCCTGTTGCAGAGCCAAGCGCTTCAAGATATCGTCCAAAATACCACCCGTTTCACCAGCACGCACCATGTTCACATACACATCACTGAAGGCCTCGGGGTGCTTACTCAGCGCATCAGCAAACGAGGCACCGCCCTCGATCTCCTTAGATACTGCGTTCAAAATCTCGCGAAAATGTGGACTCTCGGCGTGCTGCGCCATTGAGTTGAGCGACCTGAGAATCGGCACACCGGCAGACACCATGGTGCTAAGCTGCCTGGTAAAACCAACCAACTCCTCGGTCGGCACTGACTTCTTGCCACCCCCAAAGCGAAAACCTTTCTTCTCGTCACCAGCCTCCTTGAGGTCGACCAACCTCATACCCTGAGCTTGAATGAGCTGGATAGCACTGGCGCGACTGCTGGCTTCTAGCTCGCCGTTGATCGGCTGATTGTTATTTTTAGTTGCGATATATTTAAATTTTGTCATTTATTGCTCCCTTGTTGCTCTCAAAACTTCCTCTAGCGTTGTCACGCCACGCAGCGACTTGACAAAACCGTCCGTCTGCATTGTCACCATTCCTTCAGTAATCGCCTGCTGCTGAATCTCATTACTGGTGGCATTGGCGGTGATCATCTTTTGGATCGGAATCGAAATACCGAGAACCTCGTAGATACCGACGCGCCCCTTGAAGCCATTATGGCCGCACTCGTCACAGCCCTCGGGATTTGGTCGCCATAAATATTGAATCGTCACGTCAGTCGAGCCGAGCGGTGTATTGCCGCCAATCTTGTCAGCTGCCGCCTGCTGCTCCAGCGCATGCAGTCGCTGCATCGAGCCCTGCTTGAGATTAAACATCTGAACGATGTAGGCCAGCTCTCCGGTGTCCGGCACATATTGCTGACGACAATGCATACACAATCGCCGCACCAAGCGCTGGCCGATCACCGCCTTGACCGTCGAAGCGATCAGGAACGGCTCAATTCCCATATCCAATAGACGCGGCAGACAGGTCGCTGCGTTGTTGGTGTGGAGGGTTGAAAACACCAAGTGCCCGGTCAGCGCTGCCTGCACGCCCAGGTTGGCGGTCTCGCCGTCGCGAATCTCTCCAACCATGATGATGTTCGGGTCTTGACGGAGCAGTGCGCGCAGTCCTGAAGCGAAGGTCATGCCGGCTTTCGAGTTAGTCTGGGTTTGGTTGACCCCGGGGATCTTGTATTCAACCGGATCTTCAATGGTTGAGATATTCACATCTGGCGTATTAAGCTCTGATAGCACACTAAACAAGCTAGTCGACTTTCCCGAACCAGTTGGCCCGGTCACCAAGATCATACCATTTGGTTGCGCCATGGCGTCTTTAAGTGTACTCAGCGACAACCCCCAGTAGCCGAGACTATCGAGGGCAACCGCCTGATTGGACTCGTCCAAAATACGCATAACGATTTTCTCGCCATCAGCGATCGGCAGCGTCGACACACGCAGCGCGTATTGCTTACCCGAGACCTTGATCTTGAAGCGACCATCTTGCGGCACGCGGCGTTCGTCAATTTTTAGGTTTGACAAGATCTTGATACGACTAACCAGCGCACCTTGGACATTGCGCGGCAACTTATTTACTTCCTTGAGTACACCATCAATTCGGTAACGAACCTGGACGAAATCCTCACGCGGCTCAATGTGGATATCCGAAGCGCCCGACTTAATAGCATACTCGAGCAGCAAGTTAACCGTCTGGGCGATCGGCGAATTTTCAGAGATCTCCTCCTCAGAGACGTTTTGTGAGTCTGACTCAGCACCGCTCTGGATTGACACCACCTCATCCAGCTCATCGGTAATATTACCGCGATAATTCTCCAGGCAGTCAAGAATGTTATTTTTTGTCGCCAGGAACACCTTGATGTTGTAGCCAATCTCTTTCTGGATGAAGTTCAGCGCCTGCACATCGTCGGGATCTTCCATCGCCAGACTCAAGACGCCGTTATCATCAGCTGCAAACAATACGACATTGTACTGACGGGCGATATGCTCGGGGATCCGTTTGAGGACGTCATCAGGGATATCCTTTGGCTCAATGGTCACAAACGGCACATTGATATATTCACCAATCTTTTGCCCGAGCTGTACCTCGCTCAGGATTTTGTGCTCCAAGATAATCGTCTGCAATGAATGGTGCGTACGTTCCGCCTCCATCTTTAACTCGGCCAGCTGTGACTCAGAAATTACCTCACCCTGGCGCAAAATCTTCTCAATACTACTGTCAGAAATGCGCATAATTACCCTTATGCTTGAGTATAGCGCATATCGTATGGGAGTTCAATAAAAAGAGAAAAAGTAGTACATGTTACAATATCAGACATGAACGATTTAGTAATTTCAGCAATCCTTTTTGATGTTGGTGGTGTACTTGTAAGTGACTACGACATCCAAAGTGACCTGAGAAACGCCCTGCATAACCCCGAACATTTCGACCAACAATGGCCAAAAGCTTTGCACGACTACGAAAGTGGTTTCATAGACAAGAACGTGTTTCTACGGAGGCTAGGTTGTGATCATCCATCCCCAGAGCAATACGATCGGCTAACTCGTGGCTTCCGTGATCATCAAGTATACTTCCAAAATGTCATCACATTTGCACGTTCATTGACGACGCATGGACTACAGATCGGTATCCTCAGCAATGCTATGCCGAGCCACTCTGCTATCTTGCAGCAAGCAGGTATTTATGACGGTTTTAGACCATGTCTTTTATCGTGGCAGATTGGTCACCACAAACCTGAACGGGGTGCATTTACATCTGCCCTCTCAGCATTAAACCTATCTGATAATCCAGAGCACGTACTGTTTATTGACAATCATCAAAATAACCTCGACGCAGCAGCGGCTTGTGGCATGCATACCCTCCTCGTAGTGCGCCAAGCAACACAAGCGCAAACTGAGCAAACGATCATTATGGGAATAACCGATAAACTACTGTCCCTTGGCGTTGTGCTATGATCAGCGATTATCACCCCGCCCGTGCAGCTGCTGGCGGGCTTGGCGGCTGGCGAGCTTTTGGTTGTTCATCTGGGCAACTTCCTCGAGGCTAGAACCGAGCAGGTGCGCCACTGCATTAACATACCACAACACGTCGCCTAATTCTTTGAGAATTTCTGTACGGTCATCGTCTGTCAGTATTCCCTGCTTGTCGCGAACCAGCTTTTTGAACTTTTCAGCTACCTCCCCTGACTCGCCGACCAGCCCAAGCACTTGCGCCATCAGTCGCGCATCAATCTCCCCATACTCATGCGTACCAATCAGTGTCGCGATGGCTTTCTTGGCGTACTCATCAATTGTCATAGTCTCTCCTTTCAATTACCTCATTTAATTCTGCCACAAATTCCTCAAAAAAGAACGGGTCGTGAAAGAACGTCCGTGCTACGATTTGCTCAACCGCTGGCGCCAA
Coding sequences:
- a CDS encoding 2,3-diphosphoglycerate-dependent phosphoglycerate mutase, producing the protein MKDSRGQYHIGLIIGQAAMSRRKSSTAMTNVKRRLRNSWDLARRKNKRRRKMGILVISRHGESEWNLLGKWTGWTDVELTEKGRADTVRLGALLKDIKLDEAYTSALKRTHQTLKALLEGRGKGSLPTTQTAELNERDYGDLTGKNKWEVKAEIGEEAFNGIRRGWDYPVPGGETLKDVYARVVPYFEREILPKLQAGENILLVAHGNSIRALMKHLDHVPEADMAHVEMPFGQLLVYTFGPTSDLPTNKDVLSVEIEAVNA
- a CDS encoding NUDIX hydrolase — protein: MIKSGWLPYEEWQKAQDTRIASAALLIENSAGELLTVKAYYKTHWSLPGGMVDAGETPLQAALRETQEEVGLVVTEDEVSFFAVASRSSDKGLAHQYIFRVVLDDARLERIVLQQSEIDAYQFLSRDAVLASNEGFAWSIPHWAHHRPGGYVETQIIDSDDKRQEAVTQFVGFGSKEK
- the rny gene encoding ribonuclease Y, whose product is MVGIVIGGLVGAALGVGGFYAYQRTRQANGKSQIERDIAEAKSKASDIVLKAKDEALKIENERRREWQKTENRLADREQTLDRKLDELDKRAEKLRTHEDEVDNLKEEIRTIRTRQQEKLEKIAGLKKKDAADKLMQMTERDIKNDLVGLVSKLQHEAMDDAEERAQMILLTAMERMSSEVTAERTVTAVKLTDDEMKGRIIGKEGRNIQALQRETGVDILVDDTPGMIVLSSFDPIRRQVARLSLEMLMKDGRIHPARIEEVVAKAKKQIDKEVKQAGEDAMRETGVVGVPKEMQRLLGELKFRTSYGQNVLKHSTEMAQMAGMIAEEVGADVRITKIATLLHDVGKAVTHKIEGKHHHIGAELARKYGMDERIVHAIEAHHDDIEATTPEALIVRVCDAASAARPGARNISAENFAERMRDLENVATSFAGVDKAYAISAGREVRVIVRSEDIDDLSAFKLSRDIATKIESTMQYPGTIKVNVIRETRAIEYAK
- the tsaE gene encoding tRNA (adenosine(37)-N6)-threonylcarbamoyltransferase complex ATPase subunit type 1 TsaE yields the protein MNQIITSTAAMQRLGQVIGRSLKGGEVIELIGDIGAGKTTLTKGVAKGLDITEPVQSPTFTISRVYQSPGGLTLAHYDFYRLGEAGIMAEEIREVTMQPQTVTVVEWAGAVEQVLPADRLTARILAINEQSRRVILSAGGPTSQTLLAAISAADEELA
- a CDS encoding pilus assembly protein PilM; amino-acid sequence: MANIFYKSKPIIGLDINKAGVRVMSVDMARMTVHGYGAIELDPAKDESDDRAEYLCGKINQMFEKNIVGRLGSNRVVLGLPTTKTYARTFALPIKQENKIEEAVNLEVEQYVPMPLDSLYVDHQIIKRGKENLSVLMCAVPQKIVDEQLAIVESCGIEVAMIEPSINAVARLLERTKEGSLPTVIVDIGPATTDIAILDAAIRVTGGLNIGGNTLTLDIAKKLNVPLETAHQFKVLNGLNTGPRQEKITEALKPSLQRIIGEIQKVIRYYTDRFPDESRLEQVLIVGSGSSVPGLGEYFTGELTLPARVASPWQSLNFNNLAPPAKQLRPRFMTAAGLSLVRAEEIWHD
- a CDS encoding type II secretion system F family protein, producing MTKFKYIATKNNNQPINGELEASSRASAIQLIQAQGMRLVDLKEAGDEKKGFRFGGGKKSVPTEELVGFTRQLSTMVSAGVPILRSLNSMAQHAESPHFREILNAVSKEIEGGASFADALSKHPEAFSDVYVNMVRAGETGGILDDILKRLALQQEKNSSMKKKIKSAMTYPMVLIVITIGAFFGLMIFVLPMIGKTIKDLAGEDAELPALTQILMSISQFMVSFWYIIFPLLFGGVYVLLRYIKSPKGKVKFHHFVLKAPIISKIIRKVAVARFTRTFSALIGAGVSVLEALEVTARAVGNTVYQDSLLDAAKRIKNGEVLSRIINEREDLYPPIVGQMLAVGEETGQTDKVLVKVADFYEEEVDAAISGLSSTIEPVMIVFMGGMVGLIAAAVMMPITGLANQIKG
- a CDS encoding type II/IV secretion system protein; the encoded protein is MRISDSSIEKILRQGEVISESQLAELKMEAERTHHSLQTIILEHKILSEVQLGQKIGEYINVPFVTIEPKDIPDDVLKRIPEHIARQYNVVLFAADDNGVLSLAMEDPDDVQALNFIQKEIGYNIKVFLATKNNILDCLENYRGNITDELDEVVSIQSGAESDSQNVSEEEISENSPIAQTVNLLLEYAIKSGASDIHIEPREDFVQVRYRIDGVLKEVNKLPRNVQGALVSRIKILSNLKIDERRVPQDGRFKIKVSGKQYALRVSTLPIADGEKIVMRILDESNQAVALDSLGYWGLSLSTLKDAMAQPNGMILVTGPTGSGKSTSLFSVLSELNTPDVNISTIEDPVEYKIPGVNQTQTNSKAGMTFASGLRALLRQDPNIIMVGEIRDGETANLGVQAALTGHLVFSTLHTNNAATCLPRLLDMGIEPFLIASTVKAVIGQRLVRRLCMHCRQQYVPDTGELAYIVQMFNLKQGSMQRLHALEQQAAADKIGGNTPLGSTDVTIQYLWRPNPEGCDECGHNGFKGRVGIYEVLGISIPIQKMITANATSNEIQQQAITEGMVTMQTDGFVKSLRGVTTLEEVLRATREQ